A DNA window from Bradyrhizobium barranii subsp. barranii contains the following coding sequences:
- a CDS encoding ribose-phosphate pyrophosphokinase: MSAKNGSIKLVAGNSNPALAQAIAQGLDLPLTKAVVRRFADMEIFVEIQENVRGSDAFVIQSTSFPANDHLMELLIITDALRRSSARRITAVLPYFGYARQDRKSGSRTPISAKLVANLITQAGVDRVMTLDLHAGQIQGFFDIPTDNLYAAPLMVRDIKDKFDLSKTMVISPDVGGVARARGLAKRINTPLAIVDKRRERAGESEVMNVIGDVAGYTCILIDDIVDSGGTLVNAADALIAKGAKDVYAYITHGVLSGGAAARIAGSKLKELVITDSILPTEAVTKAPNIRTLPIASLISDAIARTAAEESVSSLFD, encoded by the coding sequence ATGTCGGCCAAGAACGGCTCCATCAAGCTTGTCGCCGGCAACTCAAATCCGGCTCTCGCGCAGGCCATCGCGCAAGGCCTCGACCTGCCGCTGACCAAGGCGGTGGTACGGCGCTTCGCCGACATGGAGATCTTCGTCGAGATCCAGGAGAACGTCCGCGGCTCGGATGCCTTCGTCATCCAGTCGACCTCGTTCCCCGCCAACGACCATCTCATGGAACTGCTGATCATCACCGATGCGCTGCGCCGCTCCTCGGCACGCCGCATCACCGCGGTGCTGCCCTATTTCGGCTACGCCCGGCAGGACCGCAAATCGGGTTCGCGCACGCCGATCTCGGCCAAGCTCGTCGCCAACCTGATCACGCAGGCCGGCGTCGACCGCGTCATGACGCTCGACCTGCATGCCGGCCAGATCCAGGGCTTCTTCGATATCCCAACCGACAACCTCTACGCGGCGCCGCTGATGGTGCGCGACATCAAGGACAAGTTCGACCTCTCGAAGACGATGGTGATCTCGCCTGACGTCGGTGGCGTGGCGCGCGCACGTGGCCTTGCCAAGCGCATCAACACCCCGCTCGCGATCGTCGACAAGCGCCGCGAGAGGGCGGGCGAATCCGAGGTCATGAACGTGATCGGCGACGTCGCCGGCTACACCTGCATCCTGATCGACGACATCGTGGACTCCGGCGGCACGCTGGTGAACGCGGCCGACGCGCTGATCGCCAAGGGCGCCAAGGACGTCTACGCCTACATCACCCACGGCGTGCTCTCCGGCGGCGCGGCCGCCCGCATCGCGGGCTCGAAGCTGAAGGAGCTCGTGATCACCGACTCGATCCTGCCGACAGAGGCGGTGACCAAGGCTCCGAACATCCGCACGCTTCCGATAGCCAGCCTGATCTCGGACGCCATCGCGCGCACCGCAGCGGAAGAGTCGGTGTCGAGCCTGTTCGACTGA
- the pgeF gene encoding peptidoglycan editing factor PgeF, whose translation MTLASSLLSAVPGLRHAFFTREGGVSGGIYSALNGGLGSNDDPAHVAENRRRMAEHVGVAPERFISLHQIHSPDVLVAEAPWPSGPRPKGDALVTKTPGIALGVSTADCGPVLFVDPNARVIGGAHAGWKGALTGVLEQTISAMEKLGATRSVIIAAIGPLIRQDSYEVGNEFVARFIEADADNAMFFIPSVRAGHAMFDLAGFIRKRLEAAGILMIDDLGLDTYADERFFSYRRSVHRKEPDYGRHIHAIALEG comes from the coding sequence ATGACGCTTGCTTCGTCGCTGCTGTCGGCCGTGCCCGGCCTGCGCCATGCCTTCTTCACCCGCGAGGGCGGTGTCTCAGGCGGGATTTATTCGGCGCTCAATGGCGGGCTCGGCTCCAACGACGATCCGGCGCATGTCGCGGAGAACCGCCGCCGCATGGCCGAGCATGTCGGCGTCGCCCCGGAGCGCTTCATCAGCCTGCACCAGATCCATTCGCCCGATGTTCTCGTTGCCGAAGCGCCGTGGCCGAGCGGGCCGCGGCCGAAAGGCGATGCGCTGGTCACGAAAACACCCGGCATCGCGCTCGGCGTCTCCACCGCCGATTGCGGTCCGGTGCTGTTCGTCGACCCCAACGCACGCGTGATCGGCGGCGCCCATGCCGGCTGGAAGGGCGCGCTGACCGGCGTGCTGGAACAGACGATCTCGGCGATGGAGAAGCTCGGCGCCACGCGCAGCGTCATCATCGCCGCGATCGGCCCCCTGATCCGGCAGGACAGCTACGAGGTCGGCAACGAATTCGTGGCGCGCTTCATCGAGGCGGACGCGGACAACGCCATGTTCTTCATCCCGTCGGTGCGCGCCGGACACGCGATGTTCGACCTCGCCGGCTTCATCCGGAAGCGGCTGGAAGCCGCCGGCATTCTGATGATCGACGATCTTGGCCTGGACACCTATGCCGACGAGCGCTTCTTCAGCTATCGCCGCTCGGTGCATCGCAAGGAGCCGGATTACGGCCGCCACATTCACGCGATCGCGCTCGAGGGTTAA
- a CDS encoding class I SAM-dependent methyltransferase — protein MTEQPLLNEIRALIKSSGPMPVWRYMELCLMHPRYGYYVSRDPLGREGDFTTAPEVSQMFGELLGLWTASVWKQMGSPQFLRLIELGPGRGTMMADALRALRVLPPLYQALHVHMVEVNPVLRERQSATLAGVRNIAWHDSIDDVPEGPSIILANEYFDVLPIRQMVKRENGWHERVIEIDPNGKLQFGAAADPTPRFDVLLPPLVRAAPVGAVFEWRPDGEIMKLATRVRDQDGAALIIDYGHLRSDAGDTFQAIARHTFTDPLKAPGQADVTAHVDFQALARAAEDVGARVHGPVTQGDFLKRVGIDTRAAALMQKATPEVATDISVALKRLTDTGRSGMGSMFKVLGISEPRLTGIAGLSDLERAGGAS, from the coding sequence GTGACCGAACAGCCGTTACTCAACGAGATCAGGGCGCTGATCAAATCCTCAGGGCCCATGCCGGTCTGGCGGTACATGGAACTGTGCCTGATGCATCCGCGCTATGGCTATTACGTCTCGCGCGATCCGCTCGGGCGCGAAGGCGACTTCACCACCGCGCCCGAGGTCAGCCAGATGTTCGGCGAGCTCCTGGGGCTGTGGACCGCCTCGGTGTGGAAGCAGATGGGCTCGCCGCAATTCCTGCGGCTGATCGAGCTCGGGCCTGGCCGCGGCACCATGATGGCGGATGCGCTGCGCGCACTGCGCGTGCTGCCGCCGCTCTACCAGGCGCTTCACGTCCACATGGTCGAGGTCAATCCCGTGCTGCGCGAGCGGCAGAGTGCGACGCTGGCGGGTGTGCGCAACATCGCCTGGCACGACAGCATCGACGACGTGCCGGAAGGCCCGAGCATCATCCTCGCCAACGAATATTTCGACGTGCTGCCGATCCGCCAGATGGTGAAGCGCGAGAACGGCTGGCACGAGCGCGTGATCGAGATCGATCCCAACGGCAAGCTTCAATTCGGCGCGGCCGCCGACCCGACGCCGCGCTTCGACGTGCTGCTGCCGCCTCTGGTGCGCGCCGCTCCCGTCGGCGCCGTGTTCGAATGGCGGCCCGACGGCGAGATCATGAAGCTCGCCACGCGCGTGCGCGACCAGGACGGCGCGGCGCTGATCATCGATTACGGCCATCTGCGCAGCGATGCCGGCGACACGTTCCAGGCGATCGCGCGCCACACCTTCACCGATCCCCTGAAGGCGCCGGGCCAGGCCGACGTCACCGCCCATGTCGACTTCCAGGCCCTGGCGCGCGCGGCCGAGGATGTCGGCGCCCGTGTGCACGGCCCGGTGACGCAGGGCGATTTCCTCAAGCGCGTCGGCATCGATACCCGCGCAGCTGCCCTGATGCAGAAGGCGACGCCTGAAGTCGCCACCGACATTTCGGTGGCGCTCAAGCGCCTGACCGATACCGGGCGCAGCGGCATGGGCTCGATGTTCAAGGTGCTCGGCATCTCCGAACCGCGGCTGACCGGCATCGCCGGCCTCAGCGATCTCGAACGGGCCGGAGGCGCCTCATGA
- the lgt gene encoding prolipoprotein diacylglyceryl transferase, with translation MPFLLIDFPAFKPIAIEIGPFAIRWYALAYISGIVFGWLYARSLLKRERLWGGPAPMSLVQIDDFILWVTLGIILGGRTGYVLFYNLPFFIDHPAAIFKLWEGGMSFHGGFLGCVVAVMWFAYRNRISILSLGDITTAVAPIGLLLGRIANFINGELWGRATDPSLPWAMIFPNDPTQLPRHPSQLYEAGMEGILLFTVLAIMIRFGALKRPGMILGAFILIYGLTRIAGEHFREPDVQLGFLWGGLTMGMLLSIPMLIVGLILIVLAIRRGAPKPAGAIS, from the coding sequence ATGCCCTTTCTGCTCATCGACTTTCCCGCCTTCAAGCCGATCGCGATCGAGATCGGTCCGTTCGCGATCCGCTGGTATGCGCTGGCCTATATCAGCGGCATCGTGTTCGGCTGGCTCTATGCGCGCTCGCTGCTGAAGAGAGAGCGCCTGTGGGGCGGCCCCGCGCCGATGTCGCTGGTGCAGATCGACGACTTCATCCTGTGGGTCACGCTGGGCATCATTCTCGGCGGCCGCACCGGCTACGTGCTGTTCTACAATCTGCCCTTCTTCATCGATCACCCCGCCGCGATCTTCAAATTGTGGGAGGGCGGCATGTCCTTCCATGGCGGCTTCCTCGGCTGCGTCGTCGCGGTGATGTGGTTTGCCTATCGCAATCGCATCTCGATCCTGTCGCTTGGCGACATCACCACCGCAGTCGCCCCGATCGGGCTGCTGCTCGGGCGCATCGCCAATTTCATCAATGGCGAATTGTGGGGCCGCGCCACCGACCCCAGCCTGCCCTGGGCGATGATCTTCCCCAACGATCCGACGCAGCTGCCGCGCCATCCGAGCCAGCTCTATGAGGCCGGCATGGAGGGCATCCTGCTGTTCACCGTGCTCGCGATCATGATCCGTTTCGGCGCCCTGAAGCGGCCCGGCATGATCCTCGGCGCCTTCATCCTGATCTATGGCCTGACCCGCATCGCCGGCGAGCATTTTCGCGAGCCGGACGTCCAGCTCGGCTTCCTCTGGGGCGGATTAACCATGGGCATGCTGTTGTCGATCCCGATGCTTATTGTAGGCCTCATACTTATTGTATTGGCTATCAGGCGCGGCGCGCCGAAGCCCGCCGGGGCTATCAGTTAA
- a CDS encoding dienelactone hydrolase family protein, translated as MIDQQIAIPTKDGHTATFITHPERGGPFPVILFYMDAPAIREELRDMARRLATSGYYVMLPNLYYRSGVMELGALPADPNAPERKRMFQLMASLNIPMIMEDTRALLTYAEGQTAANTKIVGTVGYCMSGRYAVNAATHFADRVKAAASIYGTHLATDEDNSPHLAAGKTKAELYFACAETDIYAPAEVIEKVKQGMSGAKAEVEIYPGTHHGFAFPKRPVYDRDAAERHWERLLALYRRNLV; from the coding sequence ATGATCGATCAGCAGATCGCGATTCCCACCAAGGACGGCCACACCGCAACCTTCATCACCCATCCCGAACGCGGCGGGCCGTTTCCGGTCATCCTGTTCTACATGGATGCGCCGGCGATCCGCGAAGAGCTGCGCGACATGGCGCGCCGGCTCGCCACCTCGGGCTATTACGTGATGCTGCCGAACCTCTATTACCGCTCCGGCGTGATGGAGCTCGGCGCGCTGCCGGCCGATCCGAACGCGCCTGAGCGCAAGCGCATGTTCCAGCTCATGGCCTCGCTCAACATTCCCATGATCATGGAGGACACCAGGGCCCTGCTCACCTATGCCGAGGGCCAGACGGCTGCCAATACGAAAATCGTCGGCACCGTCGGCTATTGCATGAGCGGCCGTTACGCCGTCAACGCGGCCACGCACTTTGCCGACCGCGTCAAGGCCGCCGCCTCGATCTACGGAACGCATCTGGCGACCGACGAAGACAACAGCCCGCATCTCGCCGCCGGCAAGACCAAGGCCGAGCTCTATTTCGCCTGCGCCGAGACCGACATCTACGCGCCCGCCGAGGTCATCGAGAAGGTCAAGCAGGGCATGAGCGGAGCCAAGGCCGAGGTCGAGATCTATCCCGGCACGCATCACGGCTTCGCCTTCCCCAAGCGCCCGGTCTACGACCGCGACGCCGCCGAGCGGCATTGGGAGCGTCTGCTGGCGCTCTATCGCCGCAATCTCGTTTAA
- a CDS encoding accessory factor UbiK family protein: protein MTQTNNRFFDEIGRLMNDAAGAAQGVKREFDTVMRTQAEKFLRDMDLVKREEFEAVKDMARLAREENEALKARIVALEAKFGGTPT, encoded by the coding sequence ATGACCCAGACCAACAACCGGTTTTTCGACGAGATCGGCCGCCTGATGAACGACGCCGCCGGTGCCGCCCAGGGCGTCAAGCGCGAGTTCGACACCGTGATGCGCACCCAGGCCGAGAAATTCCTGCGCGACATGGACCTCGTCAAGCGCGAGGAGTTCGAGGCGGTCAAGGACATGGCCCGCCTCGCCCGCGAGGAGAACGAGGCCCTGAAGGCGCGCATCGTGGCGCTGGAGGCCAAGTTCGGCGGAACGCCGACGTAA
- a CDS encoding 50S ribosomal protein L25/general stress protein Ctc yields the protein MATTVKELKATARPKSGKGAARAERRAGKVPGVIYGNKQPPLPISVDDRELRQRILAGRFLTTLVDIDLEGKKHRVIPRDYHLDPVKDFPIHVDFMRLGEGATIRISVPLHVVKAEGSPGVKRGGAVNIVAHSIELECGVESIPQFIEADVGSLEIGHSLHLSDIKLPAGVKALTREDATLVTIVPPSGYAEEQKAAAAAAAPGAAAAAPAAGAAAPAAGAAAPAAAAKAPAGGDKKK from the coding sequence ATGGCGACGACCGTCAAGGAATTGAAGGCGACCGCACGTCCGAAGAGCGGCAAGGGGGCCGCCCGGGCAGAGCGTCGCGCCGGGAAAGTGCCCGGAGTGATCTATGGCAACAAGCAACCCCCGCTCCCGATCTCGGTTGACGATCGTGAACTGCGCCAGCGCATCCTCGCCGGCCGGTTCCTGACCACGCTGGTCGACATCGACCTCGAGGGCAAGAAGCACCGCGTGATCCCGCGCGACTATCACCTTGATCCGGTCAAGGATTTCCCGATCCATGTCGACTTCATGCGTCTCGGCGAAGGTGCCACCATCCGCATCAGCGTTCCCTTGCATGTGGTGAAAGCAGAAGGTTCGCCCGGCGTGAAGCGCGGCGGCGCCGTCAACATCGTCGCGCATTCGATCGAGCTCGAATGCGGCGTCGAGAGCATCCCGCAATTCATCGAGGCTGATGTCGGCTCACTCGAAATCGGTCACTCGCTCCATCTGTCGGACATCAAGCTGCCGGCCGGCGTGAAGGCGCTGACCCGCGAGGACGCGACCCTCGTCACCATCGTGCCGCCGTCCGGCTACGCCGAAGAGCAGAAGGCCGCGGCTGCGGCTGCAGCTCCGGGCGCTGCTGCGGCTGCTCCGGCGGCTGGCGCTGCGGCTCCGGCTGCGGGTGCTGCTGCTCCGGCTGCGGCTGCCAAGGCTCCCGCCGGCGGCGACAAGAAGAAGTAA
- the pth gene encoding aminoacyl-tRNA hydrolase: MRLFVGLGNPGAKYARNRHNVGFMAVDEIARRHGFAPWRRRFQGETSEGAIGTERIILLKPTTYMNDSGRSVQEAASFFKIAPGDVTVFHDELELPPGKVRVKIGGGIAGHNGLRSISAHIGNDYRRVRLGIGHPGVKELVHGHVLSDFAKADNDWVATLCEAVAEHAALVAKGTDATFANRVHLAMQAKGFLTKDENGKE; encoded by the coding sequence ATGCGACTCTTTGTTGGGCTCGGCAATCCCGGCGCTAAATACGCACGTAACCGGCACAATGTCGGCTTCATGGCCGTCGACGAGATCGCGCGGCGTCATGGCTTTGCGCCATGGCGCCGTCGTTTTCAGGGCGAGACCTCGGAAGGTGCGATCGGCACTGAGCGGATCATCCTGCTCAAGCCGACGACCTACATGAATGACTCCGGCCGTAGCGTTCAGGAAGCGGCAAGCTTCTTCAAGATCGCGCCGGGCGACGTCACCGTGTTCCACGACGAGCTCGAACTGCCGCCGGGCAAGGTGCGGGTGAAGATCGGCGGCGGCATCGCCGGCCACAACGGCCTGCGCTCGATCTCGGCGCATATCGGCAACGACTATCGCCGGGTCCGGCTCGGCATCGGTCATCCCGGCGTCAAGGAACTGGTGCACGGCCACGTGCTGTCGGACTTCGCCAAGGCCGACAACGACTGGGTGGCGACGCTGTGCGAGGCGGTGGCCGAGCACGCGGCACTGGTTGCCAAAGGCACGGACGCGACCTTCGCCAACAGGGTGCATCTCGCCATGCAGGCGAAGGGCTTTTTGACCAAGGACGAGAACGGCAAGGAATAG
- the ychF gene encoding redox-regulated ATPase YchF, with the protein MGFKCGIVGLPNVGKSTLFNALTETAAAQAANYPFCTIEPNVGEVAVPDPRLDKLSAIAKSAQIIPTRLTFVDIAGLVRGASKGEGLGNQFLANIREVDAIAHVVRCFEDSDITHVEGKIAPLADIETIETELMLADLDSLEKRVDNLTKKAKGNDKDAKEQLDLVNRTLVLLREGKPARLVERKAEEERAFGMLGLLSSKPVLYVCNVEEGSAATGNSFSKAVEEQAAKEGAVAVVISAKIESEIATISREERADFLETLGLEEAGLDRLIRAGYTLLDLITYFTVGPKEARAWTIYRGTKAPGAAGVIHTDFEKGFIRAETIAYEDYVALNGEAGARDAGKLRLEGKEYVVADGDVMHFRFNT; encoded by the coding sequence ATGGGATTTAAATGCGGGATCGTCGGGTTGCCCAATGTCGGCAAGTCGACCTTGTTCAACGCGCTGACCGAGACGGCCGCGGCGCAGGCCGCGAACTATCCGTTCTGCACCATCGAGCCGAATGTCGGCGAAGTCGCCGTGCCCGATCCGCGGCTCGACAAGCTCTCGGCCATCGCCAAATCGGCGCAGATCATCCCGACCCGGCTGACCTTCGTCGACATCGCCGGCCTCGTGCGCGGCGCCTCCAAGGGTGAAGGCCTCGGCAATCAGTTCCTCGCCAACATCCGCGAGGTCGACGCCATCGCGCATGTCGTGCGCTGCTTCGAGGATTCCGACATCACGCATGTCGAGGGCAAGATCGCCCCGCTCGCCGACATCGAGACCATCGAGACCGAGCTGATGCTCGCCGACCTCGACAGCCTCGAGAAGCGCGTCGACAACCTCACGAAGAAAGCCAAGGGCAACGACAAGGACGCCAAGGAGCAGCTCGACCTCGTCAACCGCACGCTGGTGCTGCTGCGCGAGGGCAAGCCCGCCCGCCTCGTCGAGCGCAAGGCGGAAGAGGAGCGCGCCTTCGGGATGCTCGGCCTGCTGTCGTCGAAGCCCGTGCTCTACGTCTGCAACGTCGAGGAAGGCTCGGCCGCCACGGGCAATTCGTTCTCCAAGGCGGTGGAGGAGCAGGCGGCCAAGGAAGGCGCCGTTGCCGTCGTCATCTCCGCCAAGATCGAATCCGAGATCGCCACCATTTCGCGCGAGGAGCGCGCCGACTTCCTGGAGACGCTGGGTCTCGAAGAAGCCGGCCTCGATCGCCTGATCCGCGCCGGCTACACCCTGCTCGACCTCATCACCTATTTCACGGTGGGCCCGAAGGAAGCGCGCGCCTGGACCATCTATCGCGGCACCAAGGCCCCGGGCGCGGCCGGCGTGATCCACACCGACTTCGAGAAGGGTTTTATCCGCGCCGAGACGATTGCGTATGAGGACTATGTCGCGCTGAACGGCGAAGCCGGCGCACGCGATGCCGGCAAGCTGCGTCTCGAAGGCAAGGAATACGTCGTCGCCGACGGCGACGTGATGCATTTCAGGTTCAATACGTAA
- a CDS encoding DUF4282 domain-containing protein, with translation MFSFSDLFQWDRFITPTIIKTFYWLVIALICLFGLSGIFSGLATMAISPFGGFLVLLSSIASIVVGIVFSRIAAELILIVFRINEHLGAIRDQGGGAR, from the coding sequence ATGTTTTCATTCAGCGACCTGTTTCAATGGGACCGATTCATAACCCCTACGATCATCAAGACCTTCTACTGGCTGGTGATCGCACTGATCTGCCTGTTCGGCCTTTCCGGAATCTTCTCCGGTCTCGCGACGATGGCGATCAGCCCGTTCGGCGGCTTCCTGGTGCTGCTGTCGTCGATCGCGAGCATCGTCGTCGGCATCGTGTTCTCGCGCATCGCCGCGGAGCTGATCCTGATCGTCTTCCGCATCAACGAGCATCTCGGCGCGATCCGCGACCAGGGCGGCGGGGCGCGGTGA
- a CDS encoding MaoC family dehydratase: MTLTFEDFPPGRFGTFGPRHVTRDEILAFAAEFDPQPMHLDEEAAAKSMLRGLSGSGWHLCSLMMRMMADGFITRAASLGSPGVDEVRWLSPLRPGDDLMLDVDVLEARASKSRPELGIVKFKCTVRNAKGEALCEMTSPIMIKRREGAV; encoded by the coding sequence ATGACCCTGACCTTCGAAGATTTCCCGCCCGGCCGGTTCGGAACATTCGGCCCGCGCCATGTCACCCGCGACGAGATCTTGGCTTTCGCCGCCGAGTTCGATCCGCAGCCGATGCACCTCGATGAGGAGGCCGCGGCCAAGAGCATGCTGCGCGGCCTGTCCGGCTCGGGCTGGCACCTCTGCTCGCTGATGATGCGGATGATGGCCGATGGCTTCATCACACGCGCCGCTTCGCTCGGCTCGCCCGGCGTCGACGAGGTGCGCTGGCTGTCACCCTTGCGGCCCGGCGACGATCTCATGCTCGACGTCGACGTGCTGGAGGCGCGCGCCTCGAAGAGCCGGCCGGAGCTCGGCATCGTCAAGTTCAAATGCACGGTGCGCAACGCCAAGGGCGAGGCGCTGTGCGAGATGACCTCGCCGATCATGATCAAGCGGCGCGAGGGAGCAGTCTGA
- a CDS encoding MaoC family dehydratase, giving the protein MPFFEEIEIGHRREIGAYTFTAESIKIFAAKFDPQRFHLDEEEGKNSLFGGLAASGWHIGSACMSLLVADGQRLAREAASRGEEVAVWGPSPGFRDLRWIRPVLAGDTVAYVNEVIDKRSSASRPGWGILTARTTGTNQRGEEVYSITASAFVPMRKGG; this is encoded by the coding sequence ATGCCCTTCTTCGAGGAGATCGAGATCGGCCACCGCCGCGAGATCGGCGCCTACACGTTCACCGCGGAGTCCATCAAGATTTTCGCCGCAAAGTTCGATCCGCAGCGCTTCCACCTCGACGAGGAGGAAGGCAAGAACTCGCTGTTCGGCGGCCTCGCGGCCTCAGGCTGGCATATCGGCTCGGCCTGCATGAGCCTGCTTGTCGCCGACGGCCAGCGTCTGGCGCGTGAGGCCGCTTCGCGCGGCGAGGAGGTCGCGGTGTGGGGGCCGTCGCCGGGCTTTCGCGACCTGCGCTGGATCAGGCCGGTGCTCGCCGGCGACACCGTCGCCTACGTCAACGAAGTCATCGACAAGCGCAGCTCCGCCTCGCGCCCCGGCTGGGGCATTCTGACGGCCCGCACCACCGGCACCAATCAGCGCGGTGAGGAGGTCTATTCCATCACCGCCAGCGCCTTCGTGCCGATGCGGAAGGGCGGTTAG
- a CDS encoding nuclear transport factor 2 family protein translates to MTEHSLWRFSRALHRAVNDRDFRDIEALIDEDVEWAIYGPIDMFPFLGARQGRDAVLDVIRQLADNFHVRRFDRESIMLGVDSAASMLRYSLTALDSDKPISLRVAQFAQFRAGKLISMRVLVDTFDLVEQALGRAIHLPKMTRVG, encoded by the coding sequence ATGACAGAGCACAGCCTCTGGCGTTTCTCGCGCGCGTTGCATCGCGCGGTGAACGACCGGGATTTCAGGGACATCGAGGCCCTGATCGACGAGGACGTCGAGTGGGCGATCTACGGCCCGATCGACATGTTTCCGTTCCTCGGCGCGCGCCAGGGCCGGGACGCCGTGCTCGACGTCATCCGCCAGCTCGCCGACAATTTCCACGTCCGCCGCTTCGACCGCGAGAGCATCATGCTCGGCGTGGATTCCGCCGCCTCGATGCTGCGCTATTCGCTGACCGCGCTGGATTCCGACAAGCCGATCAGCTTGCGGGTCGCACAGTTCGCCCAGTTCAGGGCGGGCAAGCTGATCAGCATGCGCGTGCTGGTCGACACTTTCGATCTGGTTGAACAGGCACTCGGCCGCGCCATTCATCTGCCGAAGATGACCCGCGTCGGCTGA
- a CDS encoding nuclear transport factor 2 family protein produces the protein MTVESLNRQRVLHLLDSFARGDIEAALSCCTDDVDFLTHAPIDVLPHMVPRHGKQELRELWQTVWSRYSEIRYKAPHILAEGDEVATYMHTYFKKRSNDRVVQFDMAVFYSFRGGLVAQIREIIDSYDLVQQVLEREIGPLIVGARVDGG, from the coding sequence ATGACGGTTGAATCGCTGAACAGGCAACGCGTGCTGCATCTGCTGGACAGTTTTGCACGCGGCGATATCGAGGCCGCGCTGTCGTGCTGCACCGACGACGTCGACTTCCTCACCCACGCGCCGATCGACGTGCTGCCGCACATGGTGCCGCGCCACGGCAAGCAGGAGCTGCGCGAGCTGTGGCAGACGGTCTGGTCGCGCTATTCCGAAATCCGCTACAAGGCGCCGCACATCCTCGCCGAGGGCGACGAGGTCGCGACCTACATGCACACCTACTTCAAGAAGCGCAGCAACGATCGCGTCGTGCAGTTCGACATGGCCGTGTTCTACAGCTTCCGGGGCGGACTGGTGGCACAGATCCGCGAGATCATCGATTCCTACGATCTGGTGCAGCAGGTGCTGGAGCGGGAGATCGGGCCGCTGATCGTGGGCGCGCGGGTGGACGGAGGATGA